TCCGCGTCGAAGATGGCTCCCCAGATCATGGGGAGGTACTCCACGCCGGCCGTGCGGTAGGCGCCGTCGCGCAGGTCCACGTCCGGCCGGTCGGCCCAGTTGTACCACCAGGCCACGCTCGACTGGAGAGCCGTCAGGTCAGCCACCGTGTGGTGCCCATAGGCGATGCCGCGCTTGCAGCCCGAGCGCTCCCACACCGAGCCGTCTTGGCTGGCGTCGCGGCCGCCCAGGTCGCGCGTGCCACCGTCGCGTGCGCCGGCGTCACTTCCGCTGTTGGTGGCGTCGGAGCAGCCCGCGCTGGTCAGGAGCGCGAGGCCCAGCAGGTTCAGGATGGCGCGGAGCTTCATGGTGGGGGCCTTGGTTCGTTGCCGTGGGGGATGTCGTACGAGCTTAGAGCATACGCCTCGGCCCGCGCAGCGTTGACACTCCCGTGCTGCTGTCGGTACAAGGGCCACGCAAGGAAGAAGGAACATGACGTATTCATCTCGCTGGGTTGGGGTCTCCGTGTTGGCTGTGGCGTTCGTTGTGGGTTGCGGCGGGAGCCAGGGGAGCCAGGCATCCACGCCTCGACCCGCAGTCGCGAACCCGACCGCGTTCCCGCCGTGGACGCAGCCCGACACGCGGGCGGTCTTCACCGAGCTCTCCATCGACCTCGATGGTGTTCCGGGCCAGAGCCGCCCCGACGTCGAGTCGTTTCGTCAGCCGCATTTGGATCTGGCGGAAGCCATGTTCGACACACAGACCGTCGAACAGTTCGTCCCGGCAGAGGACGGCTCGTCACGAGGCATCCTCGTTCTCACGCACGTTCGCCGTTACGAGTACCTGGCGGGGGACACGATCTACACGTACCAAGACGTCCACTTGTCGCTCACCGTGGAGGTGCGGGTGTACGACCTCCGTGATGTGGAGCGCGAGTCGCGCTTCGATGGCCTCCGTCAGACCACGGTTCCTGTGCTGCACACGGGAGAGGCGCCGACCATCGCCCAGGCCACCTTCGACCTCGGTATCGATGTGTACCAGCCCAACGAGAATCGCGCGGAGGTTTGGCGTAGCGACATCGCCACCGAAGTGGCACGCCAGATCCTGGTTCACTCGGCGCCCGCCTTGCAGGAGGGCGCCGAGGCCTCGCGGCAGCCGCGCGAAGGCGCTGCAAACCCTCTAGAGCTGGCCCCCAACTGAACCGCAGCGTGCGCGGCGTGGAGGCCGGGTGGTCCGTCTCTGGCGGCACCTCAGCCCCGGCCTCAGCCCCGCGTCACAGCCGCGCGGCCAGCTCGGCGCCTTGCGCGATGGCCCGCTTCGCGTCCAGCTCCGCGGCCAGGTCCGCGCCGCCGATCGCGTGCACGCCGCCCCGCTCGCGCTTGCCGCGCTTGCCAGCGCCCTCGGGCACCAGGTCGCGCACGGACACCTGCCCGGCGCACAGGATGATGTGGTCCACCTCGAGCAGCTCGGCCTTGCCCCCGCGCCGAATGTGCAGGCCCAGGTCGTCGATGCGCTCGTAGGTCACGCCGTCGAGCATGCGCACGCCGCCGCGCTGGAGCGCGATCTTGTGCACCCAGCCGGTGGTGCGGCCGGGGCCGGAGCCCATTTTCTTCAGGCCCTCGCTGCGCTGCAGCATGGTGATGGTGCGGCGCGGCTTCTCCACGGGCCTCGCGCAGGCCGCCGGGGAGTCGCCGCTCGGGTCCACGCCCCACTCGGCGCACCAGGCCTCGAGGCTCATGTCCGGGTCCTGCAGCAGGTACTCGCACACGTCCACGCCGATGCCGCCCGAGCCGATCACCGCCACGCGCTTTCCCACCGGCTTCTTGTCGCGCAGCACGTCGGTGTAGCGCAGCACCTTCGGGTGCTCGATGCCGGGGATGCTGGGCACGCGCGGCACCACGCCGGTCGCCACGATGACGTCATCGAAGCCGCTGAGCTCCTGCTGGCTCGGGCGCGTGTCGAGGCGCAGCGTGACGCCGGTGCGCTCCACCTCGTGTTGGTAGTAGCGCAGCGTCTCGCGAAACTCTTCCTTGCCCGGCACGGCGGCGGCCATGCGGAACTGCCCGCCGATGGCGCTGGCCGCTTCGAACAGGGTCACGTGGTGCCCGCGATCGGCGGCGACGGTCGCTGCCGAGAGGCCCGCCATGCCGGCGCCCACCACGGCGATGCGGCGGGGTGTGGTGGCCCGCGGGTAGAGCAGCTCGCTCTCACGTGCGGCCCGTGGGTTCACCATGCAGGTGGCGCGCTTCAACGAGAACGTGTGGTCCAAGCACGCCTGGTTGCAGGCGATGCAGGTGTTGATGGCCTCGGGCTTGCCAGCCGCCGCCTTCATCACGAAGTACGGGTCGGCCAGCAGCGGGCGCGCCATGGACACCATGTCCGCGTCGCCATCGGCCAAGATGGACTCGGCCACCTCGGGCGTGTTGATGCGGTTGGACGCGATCACGGGCACCGTCAGCGCGCGCTTGAGCCGGCCCGTGACCTCACGGAACGCGCCGCGGGGCACGGACGTGACGATGGTGGGCACGCGCGCCTCGTGCCAGCCGATGCCGGTGCTCAGCAGCGTGATGCCGGCTTCCTGCAGCGCCATCGCCATGGTCTCCACCTCGTCGTAGGTGTTGCCACCTTCGACCAGGTCCATGATGGACAGGCGGTACATCACGATGAAGTTGGGGCCCACCTCGCGACGGACTGCGCGCACGATCTCGACGGGAAAGCGCATGCGCCCGTGGATGTCGCCGCCCCAGCGGTCCTTGCGCTCGTTCACGCGGCGGCACGCGAACTGGTTCAGCAGGTAGCCCTCGCTGCCCATGATCTCCACGCCGTCGTAGCCCGCGCGCTTGGCGATGGCCGCGCTGCGCGCGAAGTCGTCGATGGTGGAGAGGATCTGCGCCTCGCTCATGGCCTTCGGCTTGAACGGGTTGATGGGCGACTTCTTGGCGCTGGCCGACACCGACCACGGGTGGTGCGCGTAGCGGCCCGTGTGGATGAGCTGGAGCGCGATCTTGCCGCCGTGCTCATGCACTGCGCGCGTGACCAGCTGGTGCGGCAGCACGTCGCCGGGCTGGTTCACGACTCCGGAGCCCGGGTAGAACCAGGCGCGGCGGTTCACGCTGAGCCCGCCGGTGACCATGAGCCCTACGCCCCCCTTGGCGCGCTCTGCGAAGTACGCTGCGAGCTTCGGGTAGTTCCAGAAGCGGTCCTCGAGGCCGGTGTGCATGGAGCCCATGACCACGCGGTTGCGCAGCGTGGTGAAGCCGAGATCCAGAGGCGAGAGCAGGTGCGGGAAGGGCTGGGACATGGTGCGATCCTGTCGTGGGCTCGAAGCGCAGGTAATCTGTACGGCGTTTAGATGACACCCCGTCTGAACGCTGTCAAGATCCCCCGCGATGCCCCCCAAGACGTCCCAGCGCTACCACCACGGAGACCTGCGCCCCACGCTGCTGCGCGAGGCCCAGGCCATGGTGCGCGAGGCGGGCCTCGACGGTCTCTCGCTCCGGCAGCTGGGGCTGCGCGCCGGAGTCAGCGCGTCGGCGCTCTACCACCACTTCGACAACAAGAACGCGCTGCTCTGCGCGCTGGCCGAGGAGGGCTTCACCAGCCTGGACCAGGTGCTGCAGCACGCGGCGAAGGATGCGTCGGGCAGCGCGCGCGACCAGACGCTGCGCTTCGTGCGCGCGTACGTGGGCTACGCGGCGGCCCACCCCGAGATCTACGACCTCATGTTCGGGCGCAGCATCTGGAAGGCGGGCGACCCGACCGAGAGCTTGCGCGCACTCGCGTTCGAGACCTTTCGCCGCTACGTGGACTACGTGAGCGCCATGGACCCGCACGTCGGCCGCGGGAAGCCCGGTCTGCGGCGCGCGCAGGCTCGCTGGGCCACGGTGCACGGCCTCTGCCGCTTGGTCATCGATGGCGTCTACGCCGACGGCGCGGACCTTGCTGGAATGACGGCGGCTACAGCGGACCTGTTGGTGGGCGCGACGGACTGAACTGGCTTCAGGCAGGCTTTCACCTCGCGGAAAACGCACGACCGCACGCAAGGGCGCGGGGCGAGCGCCGACAAGCCGAGGTGATGCTTCACCACAGCCCCCTCGTACCAAAGGCCGCGCGCCATGGGTGAGCACGACACCCTGTTCAAGCGCGTGTTCAGCGTGCCGGAGTACGCGGCGGCCGAGCTGGCGAGCGTGCTGCCTCGCACGCTCGTGAGTGCGGTGGACCTGAGTCAGCTCGTCCTGGTGAACGGCTCGTTCGTGGACGAGACGATGCAGCACCGCCATGCGGACCTGCTTTTCCGCGCGCCCCGGCGCCGGAGCCGGAGTCGGGGCGCGCGGAAGGGACGGCGGCGCGGGGGGCAGGCGAAGATGGTCTACTTCTACTTCCTGTTCGAGCACCTGAGCCGGACGGACGCACTGGCAGCGTTTCGGCTGCTGCAATACATGGAGCGGATCTGGGCGCAGCTTCTGCGTGAGGATCCCACGCTGGAGACGTTGCCGCTGATCGTGCCGCTGGTGGTGCACCACGGGGCGGGCGGGTGGCGGGGGCCGCGGAGCCTGCATGAGATGATCGAGGGTGTCGACGAGTTCCCGGCGCTCCGGCCGTTTGTGCCGAACCTGGAGTTGCTGATCGACGACCTGGCGCTGCACACGGACGGTGAGCTTCAGCAGCGCCCGATGCCGCCCGTGCCCAAGCTGGCGACGTGGCTGCTGCGCGATGGCCGCGACGTTCGGGAGCTGCTGCGGCACGTGCCCGCGTGGGGAGCCGACCTGGAGCACGTCGCACGCGCGCAGCCAGGTGAACTTGTTGCGCTGCTGGGCTACATTCTTTTGGTGGCGGGCGTTGAGTCCTTGCAGGCCGTCCGCGACACAATCGTCCTCCATGCTCCCTCCACAGAGGCTTCCATGATCTCTATTGCCGACCACCTCATCGAACAAGGGCGCGAGCTGGGCGACCTGAATGCGTTACGCAGGGTGCTTCGGCTGCAGCTCACTAGCCGCTTCGGGCCGTTGTCGGCGGAGTTCGAGACGCGGCTCAACGCGGCGGACTCCGAGCGGCTGGAGTTGGCCGTGTCGCGCGTGCTCACTGCGGCACACCCCGCCGACGTGCTGCCTTCGGACTGAGCGTCGCGTCTGTCGGCGCGCACGCCGCGGTTCGCGAGGTGGGTCTGATGGCGTCTCGCTGCGGCGGCTGGCCCAGCGTGGGGGTCTGCACGCAGCCGCAGCGGACCAGCTGGCGGGGGTGAGCGACTGAGCAGCGCGTGTTTTGGCGACCGAGTCCGTAATGAGGACTTGAACGGGCCTCACCCCACGCCTGCGAATAGCGAGCTGGTCGTCATGCCGAGACCTGCGCCGATCCGGTGCAGCGATCGGAACGTGATGTTGATCCTCCCGCTCTCGACCCGTGCCAGGTACGCGGGATCGAGCCCTGTGGCTTCCGACATCGCCTCAAGCGTCCACCCGCGTCGATCACGCTCACGTCGGATCGCCGCGCCGAGGGCACGCAGTTCCCTCTCCGCTTCGTCGGAGGTGTGGGATCGAGTTCCTTGACGACGCGGCACAGGAACCTGTGAAGCGCGTGTCGGTGGAACTTGACCATGACACAGAAATCAATTTACTCTGTTGTGATGTGGGACACCTACGTAAAGCGCGCGCCATCCAAAACGTCGTTTGCGCTTCTTGTTGCGCTCGTTGCGGGCTGTTCGGGAGACGAAGGTCCCCGGCCACTCGCCGGAGACCCCTCCTTGCCAAACGAAGTCGTCTCCCACGTTGACGTGGGCCCGACGAACGTGGTCGTCCCGCCCGAAGCGGGTTCAGAGGCCACCGAGCCCGCCGACACCGCCGAAGCGGAACCCTCGCAGTTGACCCTTACTCAGGGGGCAAACCTCAGGACCATCTACGAGGAGGTGCTCCAGGGATGCGGACGAAACGGTTGCAGTCCGCAAGCCACTAGCGCTCTGCGTCGAGCTGACATCCACATGTCTGTCGCTGTCGATTCCGGGTTGATCCAGCACTATCGTTTCAGCGAGCGCACCTTGCCGTGCTACGTGAGCGATTCCAACAGAGAGCGTGGGGACAACCACGAACTGCACATCGCCTGCGACCTCGAGGTGACACACGTATCGCCACCGCCGGCCGACGAAGGTGCGCGTGTCGCCGCGGCCCCCGATGTCCAAGCTGAGTGTCGCACGTCAGACGGCCGCGCAATCCTCGACGTAGCCGACATCGCGTTCTCCACAGATCTTTCGGCCAGCCCTCTTGACGCCCCCGTGCTCGCAACCGCTTCGAACGTGATGCGCTGTTGGCTCCATGGGGGAGAGCAACTCTTCATCGAGCTAAAGAGGCAGCGGCGATCGACGTCGTTCGATGGGTACGGCTATGGATACTGAATTGGTGCGCTTGCGCGTCACGCAGGTGTCGATCGTCCTGCCGGTCGCACTGTTTGTGTTCGCCGCGCGCGGAACGCCGGCAATGGCTCAAGGGGATCAGTGCGCGAGAGAGGGCGCCCGAGTCGCCAACTGTCAAGAACACGCCGAGCAAGCGGCGGAACACCGGATGGGTTTGTGTGGGGATGCGTGTGAGCGACAGGCCTATCAGTGCTCGCGTCAAGCTCGCGGATCATACGCGAGGGAATTGTGTGATGAGCGGGAGGGGATCTGTTTCGACGAACGCTGCGCCTCGGGTAGGGTGACGCCCGAGCGCCTAGAGCGGATTTGCCAGGCCGAGTATCGGGCCCACGACGCGTGCGTCGATAGGCAAGAGGCTCATGCGGCCGAGGCTCAACGTCAGCGAGCAAGCGAGCACGCCTCTGCGGCGAGGCGATACCTCGAAGAGGCCCAGGGTCTACGTGCACTGGCTAATCTTGAAGGTGCAGAGGCCGCGCTTCAGCGTGGTGATGGGGATGCTCGCAACGCGGGGGAGGCTTCCGCAAGCCTGAGAGCGTCCTTCCAGGCAGAGCGCGAGCTTGTCGCGGAGACGGTCGTACGCGGTGCCCTCGAGCGCGCCCGGGCGGCCGCAGTCGTCCACGACTTGGAGACGCAGATCCGGTCGTTGGAGGAAGTCGTGGGCATCATGTCGAGGACCGGTTCAGCGCAAGCGGAACTGTCCACCGTGTTTGCGGACTATGAGGAGTCGGCTCTAGAGCGTGCCATCGAATTGGCAAATGAGGCTGCCGCCACGCAGCGGTGGGATGGCGCCGTAGAGGCGTTGATCTGGACGTCTCGGGTGACGTTCCTAAAATCGAGGCCGAGCGCCCTGTTTGCAGGTCGGTTGCGCGAGACCGGAATGAGAGTGCACCAAGCAGCGCTGGACGCATGCATTGAAGCCGCGGCCCAGGGCCGCCTGGACGCGCTTCCCGCTCTGGAGCGTACCGTCACGGCCATCGAGGAAAGCGTCAGACCTGATTCGGCGTTCCGGGCTGAGATGACCAGACATCGTCTAGAGACGAACGATCAACTCAGGCGCCTCGAGATGGAAGGCCGATTGACGGAGGCTAGAGCGTATCGCGAGGCTGGGAACCTGGCCGGTGCTCAAGCCTCGCTGAGCCTCGCTGAAGAGGCGGTGGGACGGATGGGCGCTACGTCGGCCGACCGTGTGAGGATCGTCCGTGAGGAGGAGGCGATTCGACGTGCGGGGCTTGAGCCGCTGCTCGTGACAGCGCGTCAACTGGAGAGACAGGGTGAATATAGGTCGGCGCTCAACCTCTATCTTGAAGTTGGAGCCCTCCAAGAAGCGCGGGCAGGCATCCAGCGGATCGAAGACCGTCGTCGATTCCCACGACGAGCACGACGCTTCTCGCTCGTTCTACCCGCTGGGGGACAGTTCTATGCTCGACGTCCAGGCGCTGGACTCGCGGTGCTCGCGGGCTATGTGGGGTCTGCCATCGGGACAGCGTTTCTCTTGCGCGCCTCCACGAACGAAAACGAGCGCTACGAACACTTCCTGACGACGGGAGAGTCCTCGGCTGCGGGACGGGCCCACCTGCGTTCCCGGCGTCTCTATCGCGCTGGGATGGGATTCGTCGGGGGGATCGGCATCACCTGGTTTATCAGCTTCTCGACCGCAGGCGGAATGGCGAGGCAATACAACGTCGAGGTACTTGGCCTCCCGTAGGCCGCACGAGGCCGCACGAGGCCGCACGCGTGGCAGACTGAGCTGCGACGTCAGCTCGCCGTGACGCTAGCGATCACGTGCTGCCCGCCGTGGTTGCTCTCGAACGCGCGCTCGAGCTGCAGCCCGAGGTCACGAACCCGCGGAGGCGGCGTCAGCAGCGCCGCACGCGAGCCTTCGGGCAACGCGCGCACCAAGGTGCCCACGCGCTGATAGAGGTTCTGCAACGTGCGGGTGTCGCCCACGCGCAGGCCATAGGGCGGGTTCGTGACCACGGTGCGCGCGCCGAGGGTGCCATCCACGAAGATGGGCGCGTCGCTCAGCGCAGCCACCGTGAAGTCGATCAGCTTGGCCACGCCGGCGCGCTCGGCGTTGTCGCGCGCGGACTCGATCACCCCGCGTCGCGGTCCGACCCCAGCAAGCGCGGCAGCGCAGCCCGGCCAGGCGTGTCGAGGCGCGCGCGCACGGCGGCGAAGCGCGCGACGTCGTGGCAGGGCGCGACCTCGAACGCGAACGCACGGCCGGCGCCCGGCAAGCGACCGGAAGCCAGCAGCGCGGCCTCGATCATGACGGTGCCCGCGCCACAGAACGGGT
This sequence is a window from Sandaracinaceae bacterium. Protein-coding genes within it:
- a CDS encoding TetR/AcrR family transcriptional regulator, whose product is MPPKTSQRYHHGDLRPTLLREAQAMVREAGLDGLSLRQLGLRAGVSASALYHHFDNKNALLCALAEEGFTSLDQVLQHAAKDASGSARDQTLRFVRAYVGYAAAHPEIYDLMFGRSIWKAGDPTESLRALAFETFRRYVDYVSAMDPHVGRGKPGLRRAQARWATVHGLCRLVIDGVYADGADLAGMTAATADLLVGATD
- a CDS encoding helix-turn-helix transcriptional regulator, producing MPRRQGTRSHTSDEAERELRALGAAIRRERDRRGWTLEAMSEATGLDPAYLARVESGRINITFRSLHRIGAGLGMTTSSLFAGVG
- a CDS encoding NADPH-dependent 2,4-dienoyl-CoA reductase, coding for MSQPFPHLLSPLDLGFTTLRNRVVMGSMHTGLEDRFWNYPKLAAYFAERAKGGVGLMVTGGLSVNRRAWFYPGSGVVNQPGDVLPHQLVTRAVHEHGGKIALQLIHTGRYAHHPWSVSASAKKSPINPFKPKAMSEAQILSTIDDFARSAAIAKRAGYDGVEIMGSEGYLLNQFACRRVNERKDRWGGDIHGRMRFPVEIVRAVRREVGPNFIVMYRLSIMDLVEGGNTYDEVETMAMALQEAGITLLSTGIGWHEARVPTIVTSVPRGAFREVTGRLKRALTVPVIASNRINTPEVAESILADGDADMVSMARPLLADPYFVMKAAAGKPEAINTCIACNQACLDHTFSLKRATCMVNPRAARESELLYPRATTPRRIAVVGAGMAGLSAATVAADRGHHVTLFEAASAIGGQFRMAAAVPGKEEFRETLRYYQHEVERTGVTLRLDTRPSQQELSGFDDVIVATGVVPRVPSIPGIEHPKVLRYTDVLRDKKPVGKRVAVIGSGGIGVDVCEYLLQDPDMSLEAWCAEWGVDPSGDSPAACARPVEKPRRTITMLQRSEGLKKMGSGPGRTTGWVHKIALQRGGVRMLDGVTYERIDDLGLHIRRGGKAELLEVDHIILCAGQVSVRDLVPEGAGKRGKRERGGVHAIGGADLAAELDAKRAIAQGAELAARL
- a CDS encoding Rpn family recombination-promoting nuclease/putative transposase, with the protein product MGEHDTLFKRVFSVPEYAAAELASVLPRTLVSAVDLSQLVLVNGSFVDETMQHRHADLLFRAPRRRSRSRGARKGRRRGGQAKMVYFYFLFEHLSRTDALAAFRLLQYMERIWAQLLREDPTLETLPLIVPLVVHHGAGGWRGPRSLHEMIEGVDEFPALRPFVPNLELLIDDLALHTDGELQQRPMPPVPKLATWLLRDGRDVRELLRHVPAWGADLEHVARAQPGELVALLGYILLVAGVESLQAVRDTIVLHAPSTEASMISIADHLIEQGRELGDLNALRRVLRLQLTSRFGPLSAEFETRLNAADSERLELAVSRVLTAAHPADVLPSD